A region from the Actinoplanes sp. OR16 genome encodes:
- a CDS encoding PAS domain-containing protein, translated as MLNLDSIRDRAVEASMLAFVHVDRDGLIQDWNPAAELLFGWRREEILGLPHGDVLVPPARRSAHNAAFARRLVTGVDEDRLAGRRAEMTAMHRDGRELRVTLAIDPVADGFVAFVADQTDWHETQQELHRSNALITTILQHTSAMISAKDLEGRYLFVNGEYERVLQVRAADVVGRPESEMVSPAVAAVGAAHDADVIASGEARTVLEEVPFPDEIRQYVVTRVPLTDPDGTVYGVCTIAIDDTVRRRTDAALAEGERRFTTTVNNAPGMIFQFRQAPDGAAWFTFVSEGCRDIFGLEPVEILGQSGRLHEVIVPEDRASFFTSMATSADTLLPWSWQGGVNCTDGVVRHVYGVSRPRYETDGGIVWDGMMLDRTRERNTEMNLAEVRREVADLTGRLAAMAGQGAGGPGAAA; from the coding sequence GTGCTGAACCTCGACTCGATCCGCGACCGTGCCGTGGAAGCCTCGATGCTGGCCTTCGTCCACGTCGACCGCGACGGCCTGATCCAGGACTGGAATCCGGCCGCCGAGCTGCTCTTCGGCTGGCGCCGTGAGGAGATCCTCGGGCTGCCGCACGGCGACGTCCTGGTTCCGCCGGCGCGGCGGTCGGCACACAACGCCGCCTTCGCCCGGCGCCTGGTGACCGGCGTCGACGAGGACCGGCTCGCCGGGCGCCGGGCCGAGATGACGGCGATGCACCGGGACGGCCGCGAGCTGCGTGTCACGCTCGCCATCGACCCGGTCGCCGATGGTTTCGTCGCGTTCGTCGCGGACCAGACCGACTGGCACGAGACCCAGCAGGAGCTGCACCGCAGCAACGCGCTGATCACCACCATCCTGCAGCACACCAGCGCGATGATCTCCGCGAAGGACCTGGAGGGCCGCTACCTCTTCGTCAACGGCGAGTACGAGCGGGTCCTCCAGGTGCGGGCCGCGGACGTGGTCGGCCGCCCGGAGAGCGAGATGGTCTCGCCGGCGGTCGCCGCGGTCGGCGCGGCCCACGACGCGGACGTGATCGCGAGCGGCGAGGCCCGGACCGTCCTGGAGGAGGTCCCGTTCCCGGACGAGATCCGCCAGTACGTGGTGACCCGCGTCCCGCTCACCGACCCGGACGGCACCGTCTACGGGGTCTGCACGATCGCCATCGACGACACGGTCCGGCGCCGCACCGACGCCGCCCTGGCCGAGGGTGAACGCCGTTTCACCACGACCGTGAACAACGCTCCCGGCATGATCTTCCAGTTCCGGCAGGCCCCGGACGGCGCCGCCTGGTTCACCTTCGTCTCCGAGGGCTGCCGGGACATCTTCGGCCTGGAGCCGGTGGAGATCCTGGGCCAGAGCGGCCGGCTGCACGAGGTGATCGTCCCGGAGGACCGGGCGTCGTTCTTCACCTCGATGGCGACCTCCGCCGACACCCTTCTGCCCTGGTCCTGGCAGGGCGGCGTGAACTGCACCGACGGCGTCGTGCGGCACGTGTACGGGGTGTCCCGCCCGCGCTACGAGACCGACGGCGGCATCGTCTGGGACGGCATGATGCTCGATCGCACCCGTGAGCGGAACACCGAGATGAACCTGGCCGAGGTCCGCCGCGAGGTCGCCGACCTGACCGGGCGCCTCGCCGCGATGGCGGGTCAGGGCGCCGGCGGCCCGGGAGCGGCGGCATGA
- a CDS encoding glycoside hydrolase family 43 protein, whose translation MTIAISRRTLLRGSLGVTTAGALAGLTTASADGSPRPGTPRTDAEIYGVTTKDPLISQRADPWITRPIGGTYFFTGSVPEYDRLVVRGASTIEGLATAEESVIWRRPASGTMGGHIWAPELHRIGGRWYIYFAAGDADNVFRIRTYVLESALDDPRDPAGWTLKGRLMTEWDGFTLDATSFTHRGRQYLVWAQSEPEIAVNSSLYIARMANPWTFATKPTRIATPTLSWEILGYRVNEGPAVLIRNGRVFLTFSASATDARYAMGLLTADADADLLKRESWVKTPDPIFVTNEKTQRYGPGHNSFTVAEDGRTDVLVYHARDYADITGDPLYDPNRHTRVQKLYWHEDGTPLFGIPVGDGGPIVRLSPADAPRSFVRHTDDVIKAEKAPYDLEKTQFRFVKAADGTETIQSVDEPAKFVTVTGTVVSLSAAGTPVTRVASRDGVTVRVAPGRYLRHVKGAITVSDKATAFILS comes from the coding sequence ATGACGATCGCGATCAGTCGCCGTACCTTGCTCCGGGGTTCCCTCGGAGTGACCACCGCCGGAGCTCTCGCCGGACTCACCACCGCGAGCGCCGACGGCAGCCCGCGACCCGGAACGCCGCGCACCGACGCCGAGATCTACGGCGTGACCACCAAGGATCCGCTGATCAGCCAGCGTGCCGACCCGTGGATCACCCGGCCGATCGGCGGCACCTACTTCTTCACCGGCTCGGTCCCGGAGTACGACCGTCTGGTCGTCCGGGGAGCCAGCACGATCGAGGGCCTGGCCACCGCCGAGGAGTCGGTGATCTGGCGCCGGCCCGCGAGCGGCACGATGGGCGGGCACATCTGGGCGCCGGAACTGCACCGGATCGGCGGCCGGTGGTACATCTACTTCGCCGCCGGCGACGCGGACAACGTGTTCCGGATCCGCACCTACGTCCTCGAGTCGGCGCTCGACGACCCGCGTGACCCGGCCGGCTGGACGCTGAAGGGCCGGCTCATGACCGAGTGGGACGGCTTCACGCTGGACGCCACGAGCTTCACCCACAGGGGCAGGCAGTACCTCGTGTGGGCGCAGAGCGAGCCGGAGATCGCGGTGAACTCCAGCCTCTACATCGCCCGGATGGCGAACCCGTGGACGTTCGCGACCAAGCCCACCCGGATCGCCACGCCGACGCTGAGCTGGGAGATCCTCGGTTACCGGGTGAACGAGGGCCCGGCCGTCCTGATCCGCAACGGGCGGGTGTTCCTCACCTTCTCGGCCAGCGCCACCGACGCCCGGTACGCCATGGGCCTGCTCACCGCCGACGCGGACGCGGATCTGCTGAAGCGGGAGAGCTGGGTGAAGACCCCGGATCCGATCTTCGTGACGAACGAGAAGACGCAGCGGTACGGCCCCGGGCACAACTCGTTCACCGTCGCCGAGGACGGGAGGACCGACGTGCTGGTCTACCACGCCCGCGACTACGCCGACATCACCGGCGACCCGCTCTACGACCCCAACCGGCACACCCGCGTCCAGAAACTCTACTGGCATGAGGACGGGACGCCGCTGTTCGGCATCCCGGTCGGTGACGGCGGCCCGATCGTCCGGCTGTCGCCGGCGGACGCGCCGCGCTCGTTCGTCAGGCACACCGACGACGTGATCAAGGCCGAGAAGGCGCCGTACGACCTGGAGAAGACCCAGTTCCGGTTCGTGAAGGCGGCGGACGGCACCGAGACGATCCAGTCGGTCGACGAGCCGGCGAAGTTCGTGACGGTCACCGGCACGGTGGTGTCGCTGTCGGCGGCCGGGACCCCGGTCACCCGGGTCGCGTCGCGGGACGGGGTGACCGTCCGGGTCGCGCCGGGCCGGTACCTGCGGCACGTCAAGGGCGCGATCACGGTCTCCGACAAGGCGACCGCGTTCATCCTGAGTTGA
- a CDS encoding alpha-L-arabinofuranosidase C-terminal domain-containing protein: MPRSRFTVPRIAGAAAVLVSLPLAVSPPVAAHAVEPDYTITVDPAATGAAIPKSMYGVFFEDINYAADGGLYAELLRNRSFEFNSTDAAGWNGLTGWTVTGSAAVANDAQRLNDRNRNYLTVNGAATLTNAGFPSASTGGAIAVKKGDRYTFSVWAAGATTLEVSLHTADGTALSAPLAIETTTDGWAEYTGTLKATATTDVARLSVKTSGAARLDEISLFPVDTFKGRANGLRKDLAQKVADLDPGFVRFPGGCLVNTGSMYAYDAASNFPRARAYQWKDTVGPVETRATNKNFWGYNQTYGLGYYEYFQFSEDIGAMPLPVLPALVTGCGQNRATVDEALLQRHIQDALDLIEYANGPATSTWGKVRAAAGHPKPFGLTTIAIGNEENLPNEYWANFLRFESAIKAKHPDITVVSNSGPDDTGTTFDNLWAKNREHGSDMVDEHYYNSPSWFLQNNARYDSYDRNGPAVFLGEYASLDNKLYNSLAEAAYMTGLERNADVVKMASYAPLLAHVDNVQWKPDMIWFDNDESWGSTSYQVQKLFMNNVGDRVVPTTASGNVLQPKPITGAIGLSTWRTAATYDDVKVTRPDGTVLYSDDFDDGDADGWTAVQPRGAWTVTNGAYTQTTTDTEDTMVKAATIGESDYDYTLKATKTAGAEGFLVAFGIQETGQFYWWNLGGWNNTQGAVEKGVTSAKEQILTKPNTVTTGKTYDLKIQVRGTKVTLFLDGVEWGGFDDDKVTEPFAQVVTEDTRSGELIVKVVNAQDTPAVTKIDLGGRKVAKTGRLTVITGDPGEQNTRSAEPILPETSTVHGLGSTFTREFPANSVSFLRIETR; this comes from the coding sequence ATGCCCAGATCCCGATTCACCGTCCCCCGGATCGCGGGTGCGGCCGCCGTCCTGGTCTCGCTTCCGTTAGCCGTCTCTCCTCCGGTGGCCGCGCACGCGGTCGAGCCGGACTACACGATCACGGTGGACCCGGCCGCGACCGGCGCCGCGATTCCGAAGTCGATGTACGGCGTGTTCTTCGAGGACATCAACTACGCGGCGGACGGCGGCCTCTACGCCGAACTGCTCCGCAACCGCTCGTTCGAGTTCAACAGCACCGACGCCGCCGGCTGGAACGGCCTGACCGGCTGGACCGTCACCGGATCCGCCGCGGTCGCCAACGACGCCCAGCGGCTGAACGACCGGAACCGCAACTACCTCACGGTGAACGGCGCGGCCACGCTGACCAACGCCGGCTTCCCCAGTGCCAGCACCGGTGGCGCCATCGCCGTGAAGAAGGGCGATCGATACACGTTCTCGGTGTGGGCGGCCGGCGCCACGACCCTCGAGGTCTCGCTGCACACCGCCGACGGCACCGCTCTCAGCGCGCCGCTGGCGATCGAGACGACGACGGACGGCTGGGCCGAGTACACCGGCACGCTGAAGGCCACCGCCACCACGGACGTGGCCCGCCTGTCGGTGAAGACGTCCGGAGCGGCCCGGCTCGACGAGATCTCGCTGTTCCCGGTGGACACCTTCAAGGGACGGGCCAACGGCCTGCGCAAGGACCTCGCCCAGAAGGTCGCCGACCTGGATCCGGGCTTCGTGCGGTTCCCGGGCGGCTGCCTGGTCAACACCGGGAGCATGTACGCGTACGACGCCGCGAGCAACTTCCCGCGCGCCCGCGCCTACCAGTGGAAGGACACGGTCGGGCCGGTCGAGACGCGCGCCACGAACAAGAACTTCTGGGGCTACAACCAGACCTACGGCCTCGGCTACTACGAGTATTTCCAGTTCTCCGAGGACATCGGCGCCATGCCGCTGCCCGTGCTGCCGGCCCTGGTGACCGGTTGTGGTCAGAACCGCGCGACCGTGGACGAGGCACTGCTGCAGCGGCACATCCAGGACGCGCTCGACCTCATCGAGTACGCGAACGGACCGGCCACCAGCACCTGGGGCAAGGTGCGCGCCGCGGCCGGGCACCCGAAGCCGTTCGGGCTGACCACGATCGCGATCGGCAACGAGGAGAACCTGCCGAACGAGTACTGGGCGAACTTCCTCAGGTTCGAGTCGGCGATCAAGGCGAAACACCCGGACATCACGGTCGTCAGCAACTCCGGCCCGGACGACACCGGGACCACGTTCGACAACCTGTGGGCCAAGAACCGTGAGCACGGCTCGGACATGGTCGACGAGCACTACTACAACAGCCCGAGCTGGTTCCTGCAGAACAACGCGCGCTACGACTCGTACGACCGGAACGGCCCGGCGGTCTTCCTCGGCGAGTACGCGTCGCTCGACAACAAGCTGTACAACTCGCTGGCCGAGGCCGCGTACATGACCGGCCTGGAGCGCAACGCCGACGTCGTGAAGATGGCGTCGTACGCGCCGCTGCTCGCCCACGTCGACAACGTCCAGTGGAAGCCGGACATGATCTGGTTCGACAACGACGAGTCGTGGGGCTCCACCAGCTACCAGGTGCAGAAGCTGTTCATGAACAACGTCGGCGACCGGGTCGTGCCGACCACCGCGAGCGGCAACGTGCTGCAGCCCAAGCCGATCACCGGCGCGATCGGGCTCTCCACCTGGCGGACCGCCGCCACCTACGACGACGTGAAGGTCACCCGGCCGGACGGCACGGTGCTCTACAGCGACGACTTCGACGACGGCGACGCGGACGGCTGGACGGCGGTGCAGCCGCGCGGCGCCTGGACCGTCACGAACGGCGCCTACACGCAGACGACGACCGACACCGAGGACACCATGGTGAAGGCGGCGACGATCGGCGAGTCCGATTATGACTACACGCTGAAGGCGACCAAGACGGCCGGCGCCGAGGGCTTCCTAGTCGCGTTCGGCATCCAGGAGACCGGCCAGTTCTACTGGTGGAACCTGGGCGGCTGGAACAACACCCAGGGCGCCGTGGAGAAGGGCGTCACCAGCGCCAAGGAGCAGATCCTCACCAAGCCGAACACGGTCACGACCGGCAAGACCTACGACCTCAAGATCCAGGTCCGGGGTACGAAGGTCACCCTGTTCCTGGACGGCGTCGAGTGGGGCGGCTTCGACGACGACAAGGTGACCGAGCCGTTCGCCCAGGTGGTCACCGAGGACACCCGGTCCGGCGAGCTGATCGTCAAGGTCGTGAACGCGCAGGACACCCCGGCCGTCACCAAGATCGACTTGGGTGGCCGCAAGGTCGCGAAGACCGGCCGCCTCACGGTGATCACCGGTGACCCGGGCGAGCAGAACACCCGGTCCGCCGAGCCGATCCTGCCCGAGACCTCGACGGTCCACGGCCTCGGATCCACCTTCACCAGGGAGTTCCCGGCCAACTCGGTCAGCTTCCTCCGTATCGAGACCCGCTGA
- a CDS encoding NAD(P)/FAD-dependent oxidoreductase → MTSIVIIGAGFGGIAAAVELLKEGYDDLVLLEKADRIGGVWRDNTYPGCACDIPAPLYSYSFALNPRWTRRFPPHEEILAYIEECAERFGVAGRIRFGTEVSDAAWDGERWRITTGDGETIEADVLIPAVGQLSRPSIPHLPGAGTFRGTAVHTAHWTPEVPIDGQRIAVIGTGASAIQLVPAIADRAESVTVYQRTPPWTLPKPDRRYGRARLYTYRKMPLMMRASRAGTWLLTLVTGAAVTGNRFADGIVRGISNLQRRIQVRDPELRAKVTPDEPMGCKRVLFTNAWLPALARPDVDLVTEKIVAVTESGIRTADGVDHPCDVLVYGTGFAATEFLVPMRVTGRDGVLLNDVWRDGAHAYLGVTVPGFPNMFLVYGPNTNTGNTSVIYFHEVQARYIGQAVRVVDQGQGPLEVRAERSDAYDSEIQSRLADSVWTGCQSWYRTASGRVVTNWPGKAQEYRRRAARLDRSDFL, encoded by the coding sequence TGGCATCGCCGCCGCCGTCGAGCTGCTGAAAGAGGGCTACGACGACCTGGTCCTGCTGGAGAAGGCCGACCGGATCGGCGGCGTCTGGCGGGACAACACCTATCCCGGATGTGCGTGTGACATCCCGGCGCCGCTCTACTCCTACTCGTTCGCGCTCAATCCCCGGTGGACCAGGCGGTTCCCGCCACACGAGGAGATCCTCGCGTACATCGAGGAGTGCGCCGAGCGGTTCGGGGTCGCCGGCCGGATCCGTTTCGGGACCGAGGTCAGCGACGCCGCCTGGGACGGTGAGCGGTGGCGGATCACGACGGGCGACGGCGAGACGATCGAGGCGGACGTGCTGATCCCCGCGGTGGGTCAGCTGTCCCGGCCGTCGATCCCGCACCTGCCGGGCGCCGGCACGTTCCGGGGGACGGCCGTGCACACCGCGCACTGGACCCCGGAGGTGCCGATCGACGGGCAGCGGATCGCGGTGATCGGCACGGGGGCCAGCGCCATCCAGCTCGTCCCGGCGATCGCCGATCGGGCGGAGAGCGTCACCGTCTATCAGCGGACCCCGCCGTGGACACTGCCGAAACCGGATCGGCGGTACGGCAGAGCGCGGCTCTACACGTACCGGAAGATGCCCTTGATGATGCGCGCCTCGCGCGCCGGCACCTGGCTGCTCACCCTCGTGACCGGCGCCGCGGTGACCGGGAACCGCTTCGCCGACGGCATCGTGCGCGGCATCTCGAACCTGCAACGCCGCATCCAGGTCCGTGATCCCGAGCTCCGCGCCAAGGTCACCCCGGACGAGCCGATGGGCTGCAAGCGGGTGCTGTTCACGAACGCGTGGCTGCCCGCGCTGGCCCGCCCGGACGTGGATCTGGTGACCGAGAAGATCGTCGCCGTGACCGAAAGCGGCATCCGGACGGCCGACGGCGTGGATCATCCGTGTGACGTGCTGGTCTACGGGACCGGATTCGCGGCGACCGAGTTCCTCGTGCCCATGCGGGTCACCGGCCGCGACGGCGTGCTGCTGAACGACGTGTGGCGGGACGGCGCGCACGCCTACCTCGGCGTCACGGTGCCCGGATTCCCCAACATGTTCCTGGTCTACGGTCCGAACACGAACACCGGCAACACCTCGGTGATCTATTTCCACGAGGTCCAGGCGCGCTACATCGGCCAGGCGGTGCGGGTGGTGGATCAAGGTCAAGGGCCTTTGGAGGTACGGGCAGAGCGTTCGGACGCCTACGACTCCGAGATCCAGTCCCGTCTGGCGGACAGTGTGTGGACCGGTTGCCAGAGCTGGTACCGCACGGCGAGCGGACGAGTCGTGACGAACTGGCCGGGTAAGGCCCAGGAGTACCGCAGGAGGGCGGCACGCCTGGACCGCTCCGACTTCCTCTAG
- a CDS encoding bifunctional diguanylate cyclase/phosphodiesterase, translated as MTGNRHARKLGQLGIPVEPMPAAASIAEVRALLAANALIPGVVIADGGRRRVLSRGLFFRHSAGSAATTIGELTGGDALELPAGTDVDIAAEAALTRPARDREEPLLVTWPDGRVGMASAIDVLAAMAGRFTKASSTDPLTGLPNRAMAQAEGQRLLDDGELTAVIHLGLDRFQDANDVLGHHGADTLLRLVASALREACGPDHLAARLDGDQFLVLVAELPPGQNPQNLARRVAGGIRGPHVVDGLPIGVEASVGLCQAGHDDAAVLIRRAAAAMRRAKHERTGVVEWTPGLDQEKRVDLQQLTELRAGLRAGHLRLHYQPLHDARSRDPHGVEALVRWQHPQRGLLPPGVFLPDAERSDVILELTDWVLAEALHQTALWHRAGRRIPVSVNLPAAYLAQDRAVETILTLVRMERIPASLLTVEITETTVLARPDQVAEQLAALRATGIRVSIDDFGTGYTSLGLLPRLPIDELKIDQSFVRRMLDSPAHATIIDSVIAIARSLRLTVVAEGVEDEPTALALASAGVDLLQGFHLRRPGPPENI; from the coding sequence ATGACGGGGAACCGGCACGCCCGCAAGCTCGGCCAGCTCGGCATCCCGGTCGAGCCGATGCCGGCCGCCGCCTCGATCGCCGAGGTACGGGCCCTGCTCGCCGCGAACGCGCTGATCCCCGGCGTGGTGATCGCCGACGGCGGCCGGCGCCGGGTGCTCAGCCGCGGGCTGTTCTTCCGGCACAGCGCCGGGAGCGCGGCCACCACGATCGGCGAGCTCACCGGCGGCGACGCCCTGGAGCTGCCGGCCGGCACCGACGTCGACATCGCCGCCGAGGCCGCGCTCACCCGCCCGGCCCGCGACCGGGAGGAACCGCTGCTGGTCACCTGGCCGGACGGCCGGGTCGGGATGGCCTCCGCGATCGACGTGCTCGCCGCGATGGCGGGCCGGTTCACGAAGGCATCCAGCACCGATCCGCTCACCGGGCTGCCGAACCGGGCGATGGCCCAGGCCGAGGGTCAGCGCCTCCTCGACGACGGCGAGCTGACCGCGGTGATCCACCTCGGGCTGGACCGGTTCCAGGACGCCAACGACGTGCTCGGCCACCACGGCGCCGACACCCTGCTGCGCCTGGTGGCGTCCGCGCTGCGCGAAGCGTGCGGACCGGATCACCTGGCCGCCCGTCTCGACGGCGACCAGTTCCTCGTGCTCGTCGCGGAGCTGCCGCCCGGGCAGAACCCGCAGAACCTCGCCCGCCGCGTGGCCGGCGGCATCCGCGGGCCGCACGTGGTCGACGGCCTGCCGATCGGTGTCGAGGCGAGCGTCGGGCTGTGCCAGGCCGGCCACGACGACGCCGCGGTGCTGATCCGCCGGGCTGCCGCGGCGATGCGCCGGGCCAAGCACGAGCGCACCGGCGTCGTCGAATGGACGCCCGGCCTCGACCAGGAGAAGCGGGTCGACCTGCAGCAGCTCACCGAGTTGCGGGCCGGGCTGCGCGCCGGTCATCTGCGGCTGCACTACCAGCCGCTGCACGACGCCCGCAGCCGCGACCCGCACGGGGTCGAGGCGCTGGTCCGGTGGCAGCATCCGCAGCGCGGCCTGCTGCCGCCCGGTGTCTTCCTGCCCGACGCGGAACGCTCCGACGTGATCCTGGAGCTGACCGACTGGGTGCTCGCCGAGGCGCTGCACCAGACCGCCCTCTGGCACCGGGCCGGCCGCCGGATCCCCGTCTCGGTCAACCTGCCGGCCGCCTACCTGGCCCAGGACCGGGCGGTGGAGACGATCCTGACCCTGGTACGGATGGAACGCATCCCCGCCTCCCTGCTGACCGTGGAGATCACCGAGACGACCGTGCTGGCCCGTCCCGATCAGGTGGCCGAGCAGCTCGCCGCACTGCGCGCCACCGGGATCCGGGTGTCGATCGACGACTTCGGCACCGGGTACACCTCGCTGGGCCTGCTCCCCCGGCTGCCGATCGACGAGCTGAAGATCGACCAGTCGTTCGTCCGGCGGATGCTCGACTCGCCGGCCCACGCCACGATCATCGACTCGGTGATCGCGATCGCACGCTCGCTGCGCCTGACCGTGGTGGCCGAGGGTGTCGAGGACGAGCCGACCGCGCTCGCCCTGGCCTCAGCGGGCGTGGATCTCCTCCAGGGCTTCCACCTGCGACGGCCCGGCCCACCGGAGAACATCTAG